One Malus sylvestris chromosome 14, drMalSylv7.2, whole genome shotgun sequence DNA segment encodes these proteins:
- the LOC126600630 gene encoding probably inactive leucine-rich repeat receptor-like protein kinase At5g06940: MATSCKHPLLLSLISTFFLLTSALLSEPDILLTFKASIKDPQNSLSTWSNTSGTHHCQWAGINCTATTTTTLSVTSLNLQSFNLSGDISPAICGLPYLSELNLAGNFFNQPIPLHLSQCTSLETLNLSNNLIWGTILNQISQFGNLKVLDLSKNRVEGNIPQAIGALHSLQFLNLGSNLLTGSVPSIFANLTELVVLDLSQNTYLVSEIPTDIGKLVKLEKLFLQSSGFHGVIPNSLVGLQSLSVLDFSQNNLTGRVPQILGFSLKNLVSFDVSENRLSGFFPNGICNGKYLINLSLHTNVFNGTIPNSISECSRLEVFEVQNNLFSGDFPVGLWSLPKIKLLRAENNRFSGEIPDSVSMAGQLEQVQIDNNSFTGKIPHGLGLVKSLYRFSASLNGLYGELPTNFCDSPVMSIVNLSHNALLGQIPEVKNCRKLVSLSLADNNLSGSIPESLGELPVLTYLDLSDNKLTGPLPQALQNLKLALFNVSFNQLSGRVPYSLIAGLPASFLQGNPDLCGPGLLDSCSDDQPRHHSSDLTTLTSALISLAFAVGALIIAGGFIFYHRYYKQRAQVGLWRSVFFYPLRVTEHDLMMGMDEKSAAGCGGVFGRVYIVSLPSGELVAVKKLVNFGIQSSKTLKAEIKTLAKIRHKNIVKVLGFCYSDDSIFLIYEFQQKGSLGDLICRPDFNLQWSVRLRIAIGIAQGLAYLHKDYVPHLLHRNLKSNNILLDAEFEPKLTDFALDRIVGEAAFQSTLASESTLSCYNAPECKYTKKVTEQMDVYSYGVVLLELVTGRPAEQAEPSESLDIVKWVRRKVNITNGAVQVLDPKIKNSSQQEILGALEIALCCTSVMPEKRPSMSEVVRSLQSLDSRTHGAVIDFSSFEEH, translated from the exons atGGCTACTTCCTGCAAACATCCTTTACTTCTCTCTCTAATCTCCACATTTTTCCTTCTCACTTCAGCATTATTATCAGAACCAGACATTCTTCTCACCTTCAAGGCCTCCATTAAAGACCCCCAAAACTCACTCTCAACCTGGTCCAACACCTCGGGCACCCACCACTGCCAATGGGCTGGAATCAACTGcactgccaccaccaccaccacactcTCCGTCACCTCCCtcaacctccaaagcttcaatctTTCAGGTGACATCTCACCCGCAATCTGTGGGCTCCCTTATCTGTCAGAGCTCAACCTTGCAGGCAACTTCTTCAACCAGCCCATCCCTCTCCACCTCTCTCAGTGCACTTCTCTGGAGACTTTGAATCTCAGCAACAATTTAATCTGGGGTACAATCTTGAACCAGATTTCTCAGTTTGGTAACTTGAAAGTTCTCGACTTGAGCAAAAACCGTGTTGAAGGAAACATCCCGCAAGCCATTGGTGCACTCCACAGCCTCCAATTTCTCAACTTGGGAAGCAACTTGCTTACGG gtAGTGTGCCCTCTATTTTTGCGAATTTGACTGAGCTAGTTGTTCTTGATCTGTCCCAAAATACGTACTTGGTGAGTGAGATTCCTACAGACATTGGGAAGCTTGTGAAGCTTGAGAAGTTGTTCTTGCAAAGCTCTGGTTTTCATGGTGTAATTCCTAATTCTTTGGTGGGTCTACAAAGTTTGAGTGTTTTGGACTTTTCCCAAAATAACTTAACAGGTAGGGTTCCTCAGATACTAGGGTTTTCTCTCAAAAACTTGGTGTCCTTTGATGTTTCAGAGAATAGGCTTTCTGGGTTTTTCCCAAATGGCATCTGTAACGGAAAATACCTTATAAACCTCAGCCTTCACACAAATGTGTTCAATGGTACAATACCGAACTCCATTAGTGAATGCTCAAGGCTTGAGGTGTTTGAAGTTCAAAACAATTTGTTTTCTGGGGATTTCCCAGTTGGGCTATGGTCATTGCCCAAAATTAAGCTCTTAAGAGCTGAGAATAACCGGTTTTCGGGAGAAATACCTGATTCAGTATCAATGGCTGGTCAGTTGGAGCAGGTTCAAATAGATAACAACAGCTTCACTGGCAAAATTCCTCATGGTCTTGGGTTAGTCAAGAGTTTATATAGATTCTCGGCTTCTCTTAATGGTTTATATGGTGAACTCCCAACAAACTTCTGTGACTCCCCTGTTATGAGTATAGTGAATCTCTCCCACAATGCGCTCTTGGGTCAAATTCCGGAGGTTAAGAATTGCAGGAAGCTAGTGTCATTGTCTTTGGCAGACAACAATCTTAGTGGGAGTATCCCAGAATCTCTTGGTGAATTACCAGTGCTAACTTACCTTGATCTTTCTGACAATAAGCTAACCGGTCCCCTTCCACAGGCGCTTCAGAACTTGAAGCTTGCACTCTTCAATGTTTCCTTTAATCAGCTATCTGGTAGAGTCCCCTACTCTCTTATCGCAGGCCTCCCAGCTTCATTTCTTCAAGGAAATCCTGACCTTTGCGGTCCAGGATTACTCGACTCTTGTTCTGATGACCAGCCAAGACACCATTCTTCTGATCTTACGACATTGACAAGTGCCTTGATATCTTTAGCTTTTGCTGTTGGAGCTCTGATTATTGCTGgtggatttattttttatcatcgATATTATAAGCAGCGAGCTCAAGTTGGCCTTTGGCGTTCGGTGTTCTTTTATCCTCTCAGAGTCACTGAGCATGACTTGATGATGGGAATGGATGAGAAATCTGCTGCAGGGTGTGGTGGGGTGTTTGGTAGAGTTTACATTGTAAGTTTACCAAGTGGTGAACTTGTTGCTGTGAAGAAGCTTGTGAATTTCGGGATCCAGTCTTCGAAAACTTTGAAGGCTGAGATCAAGACCTTGGCCAAGATAAGGCATAAGAACATTGTAAAAGTTCTGGGATTCTGCTATTCCGATGATTCAATATTTCTGATATATGAGTTCCAACAGAAAGGGAGCTTGGGGGACTTGATCTGCAGACCTGATTTTAATTTGCAGTGGAGTGTTAGATTGAGAATTGCCATTGGCATTGCGCAAGGACTGGCATACCTCCACAAGGATTATGTTCCTCATTTGCTTCATAGAAATCTCAAGTCAAACAATATCCTTCTGGATGCAGAGTTTGAACCAAAGCTCACAGATTTTGCTCTCGACAGAATTGTGGGAGAAGCTGCCTTTCAATCAACCTTGGCTTCAGAATCTACTTTATCCTGTTACAATGCGCCAG AATGCAAGTACACTAAGAAAGTAACTGAACAAATGGATGTTTACAGCTACGGTGTTGTACTATTGGAGCTCGTGACAGGCCGGCCAGCTGAGCAAGCGGAGCCATCCGAGTCTCTTGACATTGTAAAGTGGGTGCGACGGAAGGTCAACATTACAAATGGCGCTGTCCAAGTTCTCGatcccaaaataaaaaattcttccCAGCAAGAGATACTAGGAGCTTTAGAAATCGCTCTCTGTTGCACTTCTGTGATGCCGGAGAAAAGACCTTCCATGTCTGAAGTCGTGAGATCACTTCAGTCCCTGGACTCGAGGACCCACGGGGCAGTTATCGACTTCTCTTCCTTTGAGGAACATTGA